The following coding sequences are from one Saccopteryx bilineata isolate mSacBil1 chromosome 3, mSacBil1_pri_phased_curated, whole genome shotgun sequence window:
- the DMPK gene encoding myotonin-protein kinase isoform X2 has protein sequence MSAEVRLKRLQQLVLDPGFLGLEPLLDLLLGVHQELGASDLAQDKYVADFLQWAEPIAARLKEARLQRDDFEILKVIGRGAFSEVAVVKMKQTGQVYAMKIMNKWDMLKRGEVSCFREERDVLVNGDRRWITQLHFAFQDENYLYLVMEYYVGGDLLTLLSKFGERIPAEMARFYLAEIVMAIDSVHRLGYVHRDIKPDNILLDRCGHIRLADFGSCLKLQADGTVRSLVAVGTPDYLSPEILQAVGSGQGTGSYGPECDWWALGVFAYEMFYGQTPFYADSTAETYGKIVHYKEHLSLPLADTGVPEEARDLIQQLLCPPETRLGRNGAGEFQKHPFFFGLDWDGLRDSVPPFTPDFEGATDTCNFDVVEDRLTAMVSGGGETLSDVQEGVPLGVHLPFVGFSYSCMALRDNEVQGPMPMDLEAEPLPELPVQVPSLEPTRVSPLEKTAEVAVPAAIPAAVAEAEVTLQELQEALEEEMLTRQSLSRELEAIRMANQNFASQLREAEARNRDLEAHIQQLQERMEGLQAEGAAAVTGVPSPRATDPPSHLDGPPAVALGQCTLVGPGPMHRRHLLLPARVPRLGLSEARSLFLFAAALAGTAALGCTGLVACSGHLAPVWRGAGAAFAP, from the exons CGGAGCCTATCGCGGCGAGGCTAAAGGAGGCCCGACTGCAGAGGGACGACTTCGAGATTCTAAAGGTGATCGGACGCGGGGCGTTCAGCGAG GTAGCGGTAGTGAAGATGAAACAGACGGGCCAGGTGTACGCCATGAAGATCATGAATAAGTGGGATATGCTGAAGAGAGGAGAG GTGTCGTGTTTCCGCGAAGAGAGGGATGTGTTGGTGAACGGGGACCGGCGCTGGATCACGCAGCTGCACTTTGCCTTCCAGGATGAGAACTACCTG TACCTGGTCATGGAGTACTACGTGGGTGGGGACCTGCTGACGCTGCTGAGCAAGTTTGGGGAGCGGATTCCAGCGGAGATGGCGCGCTTCTATCTGGCCGAGATTGTCATGGCCATAGACTCGGTGCACCGACTAGGCTATGTGCACAG AGACATCAAACCGGACAACATCCTGCTGGACCGCTGCGGCCACATCCGTTTAGCGGACTTTGGCTCCTGCCTCAAGTTGCAGGCTGACGGAACG GTGCGGTCGCTGGTGGCCGTGGGCACGCCCGACTACTTGTCTCCCGAGATCTTGCAGGCTGTGGGCAGCGGGCAGGGGACAGGCAGCTACGGGCCGGAGTGTGACTGGTGGGCACTGGGCGTGTTTGCCTATGAAATGTTCTACGGGCAGACACCCTTCTATGCCGACTCCACAGCCGAGACCTACGGCAAGATCGTGCACTACAAG GAGCATCTGTCTCTACCGCTGGCTGACACAGGAGTCCCTGAGGAGGCTCGCGACCTCATCCAGCAACTGCTGTGTCCTCCAGAAACACGGCTGGGTCGGAATGGAGCAGGTGAATTCCAGAAGCACCCTTTTTTCTTTGGCCTCGACTGGGATGGTCTCCGAGACAGCGTGCCTCCCTTTACCCCGGATTTTGAGGGTGCCACTGACACGTGCAACTTCGATGTGGTAGAAGACAGGCTCACTGCCATGGTGAGCGGGGGCGGG GAGACGCTGTCAGACGTGCAGGAAGGCGTGCCACTGGGGGTCCACCTGCCTTTTGTGGGCTTCTCCTACTCCTGCATGGCCCTCAG ggACAATGAGGTCCAGGGCCCCATGCCCATGGATCTGGAAGCCGAGCCATTGCCTGAGCTACCTGTGCAAGTGCCCAGTCTGGAGCCCACCAGGGTGTCCCCACTGGAGAAAACG GCTGAAGTGGCAGTTCCAGCAGCCATCCCAGCGGCTGTGGCAGAGGCTGAGGTGACCttgcaggagctccaggaggcCCTGGAGGAGGAGATGCTTACCAGGCAGAGCTTGAGCCGGGAGTTGGAGGCCATCCGCATGGCCAACCAGAACTTCGCCAG TCAACTCCGCGAGGCTGAGGCCAGGAATCGAGACCTGGAAGCGCACATCCAGCAGCTGCAAGAGCGGATGGAAGGGCTGCAGGCGGAGGGAGCAGCGG ctgTCACGGGGGTCCCCAGTCCCCGGGCCACGGATCCACCTTCCCAT CTAGATGGCCCCCCGGCCGTGGCTCTGGGCCAATGCACGCTGGTGGGGCCAGGCCCCATGCACCGCCGCCACCTGCTGCTCCCTGCCAGG GTCCCTAGGCTTGGCCTATCGGAGGCGCGTTCCCTGTTCCTGTTCGCCGCTGCTCTGGCTGGTACCGCCGCCCTGGGCTGCACTGGGTTGGTGGCCTGCTCAGGCCATCTCGCCCCTGTCTGGCGCGGCGCAGGAGCCGCCTTCGCCCCCTGA
- the DMPK gene encoding myotonin-protein kinase isoform X1, which produces MSAEVRLKRLQQLVLDPGFLGLEPLLDLLLGVHQELGASDLAQDKYVADFLQWAEPIAARLKEARLQRDDFEILKVIGRGAFSEVAVVKMKQTGQVYAMKIMNKWDMLKRGEVSCFREERDVLVNGDRRWITQLHFAFQDENYLYLVMEYYVGGDLLTLLSKFGERIPAEMARFYLAEIVMAIDSVHRLGYVHRDIKPDNILLDRCGHIRLADFGSCLKLQADGTVRSLVAVGTPDYLSPEILQAVGSGQGTGSYGPECDWWALGVFAYEMFYGQTPFYADSTAETYGKIVHYKEHLSLPLADTGVPEEARDLIQQLLCPPETRLGRNGAGEFQKHPFFFGLDWDGLRDSVPPFTPDFEGATDTCNFDVVEDRLTAMVSGGGETLSDVQEGVPLGVHLPFVGFSYSCMALRDNEVQGPMPMDLEAEPLPELPVQVPSLEPTRVSPLEKTAEVAVPAAIPAAVAEAEVTLQELQEALEEEMLTRQSLSRELEAIRMANQNFASQLREAEARNRDLEAHIQQLQERMEGLQAEGAAAVTGVPSPRATDPPSHMAPRPWLWANARWWGQAPCTAATCCSLPGSLGLAYRRRVPCSCSPLLWLVPPPWAALGWWPAQAISPLSGAAQEPPSPPEL; this is translated from the exons CGGAGCCTATCGCGGCGAGGCTAAAGGAGGCCCGACTGCAGAGGGACGACTTCGAGATTCTAAAGGTGATCGGACGCGGGGCGTTCAGCGAG GTAGCGGTAGTGAAGATGAAACAGACGGGCCAGGTGTACGCCATGAAGATCATGAATAAGTGGGATATGCTGAAGAGAGGAGAG GTGTCGTGTTTCCGCGAAGAGAGGGATGTGTTGGTGAACGGGGACCGGCGCTGGATCACGCAGCTGCACTTTGCCTTCCAGGATGAGAACTACCTG TACCTGGTCATGGAGTACTACGTGGGTGGGGACCTGCTGACGCTGCTGAGCAAGTTTGGGGAGCGGATTCCAGCGGAGATGGCGCGCTTCTATCTGGCCGAGATTGTCATGGCCATAGACTCGGTGCACCGACTAGGCTATGTGCACAG AGACATCAAACCGGACAACATCCTGCTGGACCGCTGCGGCCACATCCGTTTAGCGGACTTTGGCTCCTGCCTCAAGTTGCAGGCTGACGGAACG GTGCGGTCGCTGGTGGCCGTGGGCACGCCCGACTACTTGTCTCCCGAGATCTTGCAGGCTGTGGGCAGCGGGCAGGGGACAGGCAGCTACGGGCCGGAGTGTGACTGGTGGGCACTGGGCGTGTTTGCCTATGAAATGTTCTACGGGCAGACACCCTTCTATGCCGACTCCACAGCCGAGACCTACGGCAAGATCGTGCACTACAAG GAGCATCTGTCTCTACCGCTGGCTGACACAGGAGTCCCTGAGGAGGCTCGCGACCTCATCCAGCAACTGCTGTGTCCTCCAGAAACACGGCTGGGTCGGAATGGAGCAGGTGAATTCCAGAAGCACCCTTTTTTCTTTGGCCTCGACTGGGATGGTCTCCGAGACAGCGTGCCTCCCTTTACCCCGGATTTTGAGGGTGCCACTGACACGTGCAACTTCGATGTGGTAGAAGACAGGCTCACTGCCATGGTGAGCGGGGGCGGG GAGACGCTGTCAGACGTGCAGGAAGGCGTGCCACTGGGGGTCCACCTGCCTTTTGTGGGCTTCTCCTACTCCTGCATGGCCCTCAG ggACAATGAGGTCCAGGGCCCCATGCCCATGGATCTGGAAGCCGAGCCATTGCCTGAGCTACCTGTGCAAGTGCCCAGTCTGGAGCCCACCAGGGTGTCCCCACTGGAGAAAACG GCTGAAGTGGCAGTTCCAGCAGCCATCCCAGCGGCTGTGGCAGAGGCTGAGGTGACCttgcaggagctccaggaggcCCTGGAGGAGGAGATGCTTACCAGGCAGAGCTTGAGCCGGGAGTTGGAGGCCATCCGCATGGCCAACCAGAACTTCGCCAG TCAACTCCGCGAGGCTGAGGCCAGGAATCGAGACCTGGAAGCGCACATCCAGCAGCTGCAAGAGCGGATGGAAGGGCTGCAGGCGGAGGGAGCAGCGG ctgTCACGGGGGTCCCCAGTCCCCGGGCCACGGATCCACCTTCCCAT ATGGCCCCCCGGCCGTGGCTCTGGGCCAATGCACGCTGGTGGGGCCAGGCCCCATGCACCGCCGCCACCTGCTGCTCCCTGCCAGG GTCCCTAGGCTTGGCCTATCGGAGGCGCGTTCCCTGTTCCTGTTCGCCGCTGCTCTGGCTGGTACCGCCGCCCTGGGCTGCACTGGGTTGGTGGCCTGCTCAGGCCATCTCGCCCCTGTCTGGCGCGGCGCAGGAGCCGCCTTCGCCCCCTGAACTTTAG
- the DMPK gene encoding myotonin-protein kinase isoform X4 has product MSAEVRLKRLQQLVLDPGFLGLEPLLDLLLGVHQELGASDLAQDKYVADFLQWAEPIAARLKEARLQRDDFEILKVIGRGAFSEVAVVKMKQTGQVYAMKIMNKWDMLKRGEVSCFREERDVLVNGDRRWITQLHFAFQDENYLYLVMEYYVGGDLLTLLSKFGERIPAEMARFYLAEIVMAIDSVHRLGYVHRDIKPDNILLDRCGHIRLADFGSCLKLQADGTVRSLVAVGTPDYLSPEILQAVGSGQGTGSYGPECDWWALGVFAYEMFYGQTPFYADSTAETYGKIVHYKEHLSLPLADTGVPEEARDLIQQLLCPPETRLGRNGAGEFQKHPFFFGLDWDGLRDSVPPFTPDFEGATDTCNFDVVEDRLTAMETLSDVQEGVPLGVHLPFVGFSYSCMALRDNEVQGPMPMDLEAEPLPELPVQVPSLEPTRVSPLEKTAEVAVPAAIPAAVAEAEVTLQELQEALEEEMLTRQSLSRELEAIRMANQNFASQLREAEARNRDLEAHIQQLQERMEGLQAEGAAAVTGVPSPRATDPPSHLDGPPAVALGQCTLVGPGPMHRRHLLLPARVPRLGLSEARSLFLFAAALAGTAALGCTGLVACSGHLAPVWRGAGAAFAP; this is encoded by the exons CGGAGCCTATCGCGGCGAGGCTAAAGGAGGCCCGACTGCAGAGGGACGACTTCGAGATTCTAAAGGTGATCGGACGCGGGGCGTTCAGCGAG GTAGCGGTAGTGAAGATGAAACAGACGGGCCAGGTGTACGCCATGAAGATCATGAATAAGTGGGATATGCTGAAGAGAGGAGAG GTGTCGTGTTTCCGCGAAGAGAGGGATGTGTTGGTGAACGGGGACCGGCGCTGGATCACGCAGCTGCACTTTGCCTTCCAGGATGAGAACTACCTG TACCTGGTCATGGAGTACTACGTGGGTGGGGACCTGCTGACGCTGCTGAGCAAGTTTGGGGAGCGGATTCCAGCGGAGATGGCGCGCTTCTATCTGGCCGAGATTGTCATGGCCATAGACTCGGTGCACCGACTAGGCTATGTGCACAG AGACATCAAACCGGACAACATCCTGCTGGACCGCTGCGGCCACATCCGTTTAGCGGACTTTGGCTCCTGCCTCAAGTTGCAGGCTGACGGAACG GTGCGGTCGCTGGTGGCCGTGGGCACGCCCGACTACTTGTCTCCCGAGATCTTGCAGGCTGTGGGCAGCGGGCAGGGGACAGGCAGCTACGGGCCGGAGTGTGACTGGTGGGCACTGGGCGTGTTTGCCTATGAAATGTTCTACGGGCAGACACCCTTCTATGCCGACTCCACAGCCGAGACCTACGGCAAGATCGTGCACTACAAG GAGCATCTGTCTCTACCGCTGGCTGACACAGGAGTCCCTGAGGAGGCTCGCGACCTCATCCAGCAACTGCTGTGTCCTCCAGAAACACGGCTGGGTCGGAATGGAGCAGGTGAATTCCAGAAGCACCCTTTTTTCTTTGGCCTCGACTGGGATGGTCTCCGAGACAGCGTGCCTCCCTTTACCCCGGATTTTGAGGGTGCCACTGACACGTGCAACTTCGATGTGGTAGAAGACAGGCTCACTGCCATG GAGACGCTGTCAGACGTGCAGGAAGGCGTGCCACTGGGGGTCCACCTGCCTTTTGTGGGCTTCTCCTACTCCTGCATGGCCCTCAG ggACAATGAGGTCCAGGGCCCCATGCCCATGGATCTGGAAGCCGAGCCATTGCCTGAGCTACCTGTGCAAGTGCCCAGTCTGGAGCCCACCAGGGTGTCCCCACTGGAGAAAACG GCTGAAGTGGCAGTTCCAGCAGCCATCCCAGCGGCTGTGGCAGAGGCTGAGGTGACCttgcaggagctccaggaggcCCTGGAGGAGGAGATGCTTACCAGGCAGAGCTTGAGCCGGGAGTTGGAGGCCATCCGCATGGCCAACCAGAACTTCGCCAG TCAACTCCGCGAGGCTGAGGCCAGGAATCGAGACCTGGAAGCGCACATCCAGCAGCTGCAAGAGCGGATGGAAGGGCTGCAGGCGGAGGGAGCAGCGG ctgTCACGGGGGTCCCCAGTCCCCGGGCCACGGATCCACCTTCCCAT CTAGATGGCCCCCCGGCCGTGGCTCTGGGCCAATGCACGCTGGTGGGGCCAGGCCCCATGCACCGCCGCCACCTGCTGCTCCCTGCCAGG GTCCCTAGGCTTGGCCTATCGGAGGCGCGTTCCCTGTTCCTGTTCGCCGCTGCTCTGGCTGGTACCGCCGCCCTGGGCTGCACTGGGTTGGTGGCCTGCTCAGGCCATCTCGCCCCTGTCTGGCGCGGCGCAGGAGCCGCCTTCGCCCCCTGA
- the DMPK gene encoding myotonin-protein kinase isoform X3, protein MSAEVRLKRLQQLVLDPGFLGLEPLLDLLLGVHQELGASDLAQDKYVADFLQWAEPIAARLKEARLQRDDFEILKVIGRGAFSEVAVVKMKQTGQVYAMKIMNKWDMLKRGEVSCFREERDVLVNGDRRWITQLHFAFQDENYLYLVMEYYVGGDLLTLLSKFGERIPAEMARFYLAEIVMAIDSVHRLGYVHRDIKPDNILLDRCGHIRLADFGSCLKLQADGTVRSLVAVGTPDYLSPEILQAVGSGQGTGSYGPECDWWALGVFAYEMFYGQTPFYADSTAETYGKIVHYKEHLSLPLADTGVPEEARDLIQQLLCPPETRLGRNGAGEFQKHPFFFGLDWDGLRDSVPPFTPDFEGATDTCNFDVVEDRLTAMETLSDVQEGVPLGVHLPFVGFSYSCMALRDNEVQGPMPMDLEAEPLPELPVQVPSLEPTRVSPLEKTAEVAVPAAIPAAVAEAEVTLQELQEALEEEMLTRQSLSRELEAIRMANQNFASQLREAEARNRDLEAHIQQLQERMEGLQAEGAAAVTGVPSPRATDPPSHMAPRPWLWANARWWGQAPCTAATCCSLPGSLGLAYRRRVPCSCSPLLWLVPPPWAALGWWPAQAISPLSGAAQEPPSPPEL, encoded by the exons CGGAGCCTATCGCGGCGAGGCTAAAGGAGGCCCGACTGCAGAGGGACGACTTCGAGATTCTAAAGGTGATCGGACGCGGGGCGTTCAGCGAG GTAGCGGTAGTGAAGATGAAACAGACGGGCCAGGTGTACGCCATGAAGATCATGAATAAGTGGGATATGCTGAAGAGAGGAGAG GTGTCGTGTTTCCGCGAAGAGAGGGATGTGTTGGTGAACGGGGACCGGCGCTGGATCACGCAGCTGCACTTTGCCTTCCAGGATGAGAACTACCTG TACCTGGTCATGGAGTACTACGTGGGTGGGGACCTGCTGACGCTGCTGAGCAAGTTTGGGGAGCGGATTCCAGCGGAGATGGCGCGCTTCTATCTGGCCGAGATTGTCATGGCCATAGACTCGGTGCACCGACTAGGCTATGTGCACAG AGACATCAAACCGGACAACATCCTGCTGGACCGCTGCGGCCACATCCGTTTAGCGGACTTTGGCTCCTGCCTCAAGTTGCAGGCTGACGGAACG GTGCGGTCGCTGGTGGCCGTGGGCACGCCCGACTACTTGTCTCCCGAGATCTTGCAGGCTGTGGGCAGCGGGCAGGGGACAGGCAGCTACGGGCCGGAGTGTGACTGGTGGGCACTGGGCGTGTTTGCCTATGAAATGTTCTACGGGCAGACACCCTTCTATGCCGACTCCACAGCCGAGACCTACGGCAAGATCGTGCACTACAAG GAGCATCTGTCTCTACCGCTGGCTGACACAGGAGTCCCTGAGGAGGCTCGCGACCTCATCCAGCAACTGCTGTGTCCTCCAGAAACACGGCTGGGTCGGAATGGAGCAGGTGAATTCCAGAAGCACCCTTTTTTCTTTGGCCTCGACTGGGATGGTCTCCGAGACAGCGTGCCTCCCTTTACCCCGGATTTTGAGGGTGCCACTGACACGTGCAACTTCGATGTGGTAGAAGACAGGCTCACTGCCATG GAGACGCTGTCAGACGTGCAGGAAGGCGTGCCACTGGGGGTCCACCTGCCTTTTGTGGGCTTCTCCTACTCCTGCATGGCCCTCAG ggACAATGAGGTCCAGGGCCCCATGCCCATGGATCTGGAAGCCGAGCCATTGCCTGAGCTACCTGTGCAAGTGCCCAGTCTGGAGCCCACCAGGGTGTCCCCACTGGAGAAAACG GCTGAAGTGGCAGTTCCAGCAGCCATCCCAGCGGCTGTGGCAGAGGCTGAGGTGACCttgcaggagctccaggaggcCCTGGAGGAGGAGATGCTTACCAGGCAGAGCTTGAGCCGGGAGTTGGAGGCCATCCGCATGGCCAACCAGAACTTCGCCAG TCAACTCCGCGAGGCTGAGGCCAGGAATCGAGACCTGGAAGCGCACATCCAGCAGCTGCAAGAGCGGATGGAAGGGCTGCAGGCGGAGGGAGCAGCGG ctgTCACGGGGGTCCCCAGTCCCCGGGCCACGGATCCACCTTCCCAT ATGGCCCCCCGGCCGTGGCTCTGGGCCAATGCACGCTGGTGGGGCCAGGCCCCATGCACCGCCGCCACCTGCTGCTCCCTGCCAGG GTCCCTAGGCTTGGCCTATCGGAGGCGCGTTCCCTGTTCCTGTTCGCCGCTGCTCTGGCTGGTACCGCCGCCCTGGGCTGCACTGGGTTGGTGGCCTGCTCAGGCCATCTCGCCCCTGTCTGGCGCGGCGCAGGAGCCGCCTTCGCCCCCTGAACTTTAG
- the DMPK gene encoding myotonin-protein kinase isoform X5: MSAEVRLKRLQQLVLDPGFLGLEPLLDLLLGVHQELGASDLAQDKYVADFLQWAEPIAARLKEARLQRDDFEILKVIGRGAFSEVAVVKMKQTGQVYAMKIMNKWDMLKRGEVSCFREERDVLVNGDRRWITQLHFAFQDENYLYLVMEYYVGGDLLTLLSKFGERIPAEMARFYLAEIVMAIDSVHRLGYVHRDIKPDNILLDRCGHIRLADFGSCLKLQADGTVRSLVAVGTPDYLSPEILQAVGSGQGTGSYGPECDWWALGVFAYEMFYGQTPFYADSTAETYGKIVHYKEHLSLPLADTGVPEEARDLIQQLLCPPETRLGRNGAGEFQKHPFFFGLDWDGLRDSVPPFTPDFEGATDTCNFDVVEDRLTAMVSGGGETLSDVQEGVPLGVHLPFVGFSYSCMALRDNEVQGPMPMDLEAEPLPELPVQVPSLEPTRVSPLEKTAEVAVPAAIPAAVAEAEVTLQELQEALEEEMLTRQSLSRELEAIRMANQNFASQLREAEARNRDLEAHIQQLQERMEGLQAEGAAGP, translated from the exons CGGAGCCTATCGCGGCGAGGCTAAAGGAGGCCCGACTGCAGAGGGACGACTTCGAGATTCTAAAGGTGATCGGACGCGGGGCGTTCAGCGAG GTAGCGGTAGTGAAGATGAAACAGACGGGCCAGGTGTACGCCATGAAGATCATGAATAAGTGGGATATGCTGAAGAGAGGAGAG GTGTCGTGTTTCCGCGAAGAGAGGGATGTGTTGGTGAACGGGGACCGGCGCTGGATCACGCAGCTGCACTTTGCCTTCCAGGATGAGAACTACCTG TACCTGGTCATGGAGTACTACGTGGGTGGGGACCTGCTGACGCTGCTGAGCAAGTTTGGGGAGCGGATTCCAGCGGAGATGGCGCGCTTCTATCTGGCCGAGATTGTCATGGCCATAGACTCGGTGCACCGACTAGGCTATGTGCACAG AGACATCAAACCGGACAACATCCTGCTGGACCGCTGCGGCCACATCCGTTTAGCGGACTTTGGCTCCTGCCTCAAGTTGCAGGCTGACGGAACG GTGCGGTCGCTGGTGGCCGTGGGCACGCCCGACTACTTGTCTCCCGAGATCTTGCAGGCTGTGGGCAGCGGGCAGGGGACAGGCAGCTACGGGCCGGAGTGTGACTGGTGGGCACTGGGCGTGTTTGCCTATGAAATGTTCTACGGGCAGACACCCTTCTATGCCGACTCCACAGCCGAGACCTACGGCAAGATCGTGCACTACAAG GAGCATCTGTCTCTACCGCTGGCTGACACAGGAGTCCCTGAGGAGGCTCGCGACCTCATCCAGCAACTGCTGTGTCCTCCAGAAACACGGCTGGGTCGGAATGGAGCAGGTGAATTCCAGAAGCACCCTTTTTTCTTTGGCCTCGACTGGGATGGTCTCCGAGACAGCGTGCCTCCCTTTACCCCGGATTTTGAGGGTGCCACTGACACGTGCAACTTCGATGTGGTAGAAGACAGGCTCACTGCCATGGTGAGCGGGGGCGGG GAGACGCTGTCAGACGTGCAGGAAGGCGTGCCACTGGGGGTCCACCTGCCTTTTGTGGGCTTCTCCTACTCCTGCATGGCCCTCAG ggACAATGAGGTCCAGGGCCCCATGCCCATGGATCTGGAAGCCGAGCCATTGCCTGAGCTACCTGTGCAAGTGCCCAGTCTGGAGCCCACCAGGGTGTCCCCACTGGAGAAAACG GCTGAAGTGGCAGTTCCAGCAGCCATCCCAGCGGCTGTGGCAGAGGCTGAGGTGACCttgcaggagctccaggaggcCCTGGAGGAGGAGATGCTTACCAGGCAGAGCTTGAGCCGGGAGTTGGAGGCCATCCGCATGGCCAACCAGAACTTCGCCAG TCAACTCCGCGAGGCTGAGGCCAGGAATCGAGACCTGGAAGCGCACATCCAGCAGCTGCAAGAGCGGATGGAAGGGCTGCAGGCGGAGGGAGCAGCGG GTCCCTAG
- the SIX5 gene encoding homeobox protein SIX5, protein MATLPAEPSAGPAAGGEAVAAAATEEEEEEARQLLQTLQAAEGEAAAAAGAGAGEAAAGTEGPGSPGVPGSPLEAAAEPPTGLRFSPEQVACVCEALLQAGHAGRLSRFLGALPPAERLRGSDPVLRARALVAFQRGEYAELYRLLESRPFPAAHHAFLQDLYLRARYHEAERARGRALGAVDKYRLRKKFPLPKTIWDGEETVYCFKERSRAALKACYRGNRYPTPDEKRRLATLTGLSLTQVSNWFKNRRQRDRTGGGGAPCKSESDGNPTTEDESSRSPEDLERGVAPVATEAPAQGSIFLAGAGPSAPCPASSSILVNGSFLAAGSSPAVLLNGSPVIINSLALGEASSLGPLLLTGGGGAPPPQSSPPGPKEGKTSLVLDPQTGEVRLEEAQPESPETKGTQVAALGPPAEEVPGPLPQVVPGPPPAATFPLPPGPVPSVAAPQVVPLSPPPGYPAGLGPTSPLLNLPQVVPTSQVVTLPQAVGPLQLLAAGPGSPVKVAAAAGPTNVHLINSGVGMTALQLPSATASGNFLLANPVSGSPIVTGVAVQQGKIILTATFPTSMLVSQVLPPAPSLALPLKPDTAISVPEGALPVAPSPALPEAHALGTLSAQQLPQPPPAPAATIAASLPFSPDSSCLLASFPAPPPEGLMLPPAAVPIWPAGLELSTGTEGLLEGEKGLGTQAPHTVLRLPDPNPEGLLLGATAGGEVEEGLEAETKVLTQLQSVPVEEPLEL, encoded by the exons ATGGCTACCTTGCCTGCGGAGCCGAGTGCGGGGCCGGCGGCTGGGGGGGAGGCTGTGGCGGCGGCGGCGAccgaagaggaggaggaggaagcgcGCCAGCTCCTGCAGACTTTGCAGGCGGCTGAGGgtgaggcggcggcggcggccggggccggggcgggcGAAGCGGCGGCGGGAACGGAGGGCCCGGGATCCCCGGGCGTCCCCGGGTCGCCCCTCGAGGCCGCTGCTGAGCCGCCCACGGGCCTCCGCTTCTCGCCCGAGCAGGTGGCGTGCGTCTGCGAGGCGCTGCTACAGGCGGGCCACGCCGGCCGCTTGAGCCGCTTCCTGGGCGCACTGCCCCCGGCCGAGCGCCTACGTGGCAGCGACCCGGTGCTGCGCGCTCGGGCCTTGGTGGCCTTCCAGCGGGGCGAGTACGCCGAACTCTACCGGCTGCTCGAGAGCCGCCCCTTCCCCGCCGCCCACCACGCCTTCCTGCAGGACCTCTATTTGCGCGCGCGCTACCATGAGGCCGAGCGGGCTCGCGGCCGCGCGCTGGGCGCAGTGGACAAGTACCGTCTGCGCAAGAAGTTCCCGCTGCCCAAGACCATCTGGGACGGCGAGGAGACTGTCTACTGCTTCAAGGAGCGCTCCCGAGCCGCGCTCAAGGCCTGCTATCGGGGCAACCGCTACCCCACGCCGGACGAGAAGCGCCGCCTGGCCACGCTGACCGGCCTCTCGCTCACGCAGGTCAGCAACTGGTTCAAGAACCGGCGACAGCGCGACCGGACCGGGGGCGGCGGCGCGCCCTGCAAGAG CGAATCTGATGGAAACCCCACTACTGAGGACGAGTCCAGCCGCAGTCCTGAGGACCTGGAGAGGGGGGTGGCTCCAGTGGCCACGGAGGCCCCTGCCCAGGGCTCCATATTCCTGGCTGGGGCTGGCCCTTCTGCGCCATGCCCTGCCTCTTCCTCCATCCTAGTGAACGGGAGCTTCCTGGCCGCGGGTAGCTCGCCAGCCGTGCTCCTCAATGGGAGCCCTGTCATCATCAACAGCTTGGCTTTGGGTGAAGCCTCCAGCCTGGGTCCCCTGCTGCTCACAGGTGGTGGGGGTGCCCCCCCACCACAATCCAGTCCCCCTGGGCCCAAAGAAGGCAAGACCTCCTTGGTCCTGGACCCTCAGACTGGGGAAGTTCGACTAGAGGAGGCCCAACCTGAGTCCCCTGAGACCAAGGGGACTCAAGTGGCTGCTTTGGGACCACCTGCAGAAGAAGTGCCAGGACCTTTGCCCCAAGTGGTGCCTGGCCCCCCGCCAGCTGCTACTTTTCCTCTGCCCCCAGGACCAGTGCCTTCTGTGGCTGCCCCACAAGTGGTGCCACTGTCCCCACCGCCTGGGTACCCTGCAGGCCTGGGCCCCACCTCCCCACTGTTGAACCTGCCCCAGGTGGTGCCCACTTCACAGGTGGTAACCCTGCCACAGGCTGTGGGGCCGCTTCAGCTGTTAGCAGCTGGGCCAGGCAGTCCCGTGAAGGTGGCAGCTGCTGCGGGCCCTACTAATGTGCACCTGATCAACTCTGGGGTGGGCATGACTGCCCTGCAGCTGCCTTCGGCCACTGCCTCAG GAAACTTCCTCTTGGCCAACCCCGTGTCTGGCAGCCCCATTGTGACAGGTGTGGCCGTGCAGCAGGGCAAGATCATCCTCACTGCCACTTTCCCCACCAGTATGCTGGTCTCCCAGGTCTTGCCGCCTgcccccagcctggccctgcccctGAAGCCAGACACAGCCATCTCAGTGCCTGAAGGAGCTCTACCTGTGGCCCCCAGCCCCGCTCTCCCAGAGGCCCATGCCCTGGGCACACTTTCTGCACAGCAGCTGCCACAGCCACCACCTGCCCCTGCTGCCACCATTGCTGCCAGCCTGCCCTTTTCCCCAGACTCCTCTTGCCTCCTGGCAAGCTTCCCGGCACCCCCACCCGAGGGCCTCATGCTGCCACCTGCAGCCGTGCCCATCTGGCCAGCGGGACTGGAACTGAGCACAGGCACAGAGGGGCTGCTGGAAGGCGAGAAGGGGCTGGGGACGCAGGCCCCCCATACTGTGCTGAGGCTCCCAGACCCCAACCCTGAAGGGCTGCTCTTGGGGGCCACAGCAGGGGGTGAGGTTGAGGAGGGGCTGGAAGCTGAGACCAA